The Pogona vitticeps strain Pit_001003342236 chromosome 3, PviZW2.1, whole genome shotgun sequence genome includes a window with the following:
- the A4GNT gene encoding alpha-1,4-N-acetylglucosaminyltransferase: MLKEIQVCLCIFFVFSFGVFYELSQEHSCLFSCKPASKQLLTPKDVMIQDRSIIFLETTENLQPRPLVLCSVESAARIYSERPVIFFMKGLDNHTMGSVSSSWSSLSFLSAMKNVFLFPLHMETLFQDTPLLSWYLQVNATLEKDWIYIISDAIRLAMVWKYGGIYMDTDVISIRPIPVSNFLAAQSSQFSSNGIFSFQQHHSFLWDCMEDFVRNYDGAIWGNQGPFLITRVLKRLCDLIDFKDTEDQKCHNISFLNPQRFYPIHYKNWTAYYEVWDPIPQFNTSYALHLWNFMNEKDKKNVTIGSNTLVENLFRMYCPTTYKRLSQTVEGSE; the protein is encoded by the exons ATGCTGAAGGAAATCCAGGTGTGCCTGTGTATCTTCTTTGTATTTTCATTTGGAGTATTTTATGAACTGTCTCAGGAACATAGTTGCCTCTTCTCCTGCAAACCTGCCTCCAAACAGTTGTTGACACCAAAAGATGTCATGATCCAGGATAGAAGCATCATCTTTCTGGAGACCACTGAAAATCTGCAGCCTCGTCCTCTGGTTTTATGTTCTGTGGAATCTGCTGCTAGAATCTATTCAGAGAGGCCTGTCATTTTCTTTATGAAAGGCTTGGACAATCACACAATGGGGAGTGTCAGTTCTTCATggtcctctctctcctttttatctGCTATgaagaatgttttcctttttccccttcaCATGGAAACTTTGTTCCAAGACACTCCTCTACTTTCATGGTATCTTCAG GTCAATGCAACACTGGAGAAGGACTGGATCTATATCATATCAGATGCTATCAGGCTTGCAATGGTGTGGAAATATGGTGGAATTTATATGGACACAGATGTAATTTCTATCAGACCCATCCCAGTGAGCAACTTCTTGGCAGCCCAGTCTTCCCAATTTTCCAGCAATGGGATCTTCAGTTTTCAGCAGCATCATTCATTCCTTTGGGATTGCATGGAAGATTTTGTTCGGAACTACGATGGAGCGATCTGGGGAAATCAGGGACCTTTTTTAATAACAAGGGTGCTAAAAAGGCTGTGTGATCTTATTGATTTTAAGGATACAGAGGATCAAAAATGTCACAACATTTCCTTCTTGAACCCCCAGCGTTTCTATCCCATCCATTACAAAAACTGGACAGCATATTATGAGGTGTGGGACCCAATACCACAGTTCAATACTTCCTATGCTTTGCATTTGTGGAACTTCATGAACGAAAAAGACAAGAAGAATGTTACCATTGGAAGTAATACACTAGTGGAAAACCTGTTTAGAATGTACTGCCCTACTACTTACAAAAGACTTTCTCAAACTGTGGAAGGAAGTGAATAG